In the Haloferula helveola genome, one interval contains:
- the dnaN gene encoding DNA polymerase III subunit beta: MKFTVSKEALLDGLQKVQHVVSTRTTLPILSNVLLVAENGRLQLTTTDLDVGITGSVEAQISKDGATTLPAKRLVNIIRELPASEVEITVDAKNVASIQCGPSFFKIIGLGQDDFPPLPDFEGAKEYRIPQQLLRDGLKKTAYAISTDETRYVLNGIYTSFREGKLTLVATDGRRLAMVENDLDFPASQEVDVIVPTKAVQELQRLLGNDGEVLVRLSDSQISFAIGDHLLVSKLIEGNYPNYRQVIPGDSSERVELPREAMLETVRRVSLLSSDKSNSVKLVFSANKVEVTANSPDVGEARETLEVPYDGKDLQIAFNPEFLKAPLQNLDEETVYLDLIDEMSPGVVRIDGSFLYVIMPMRVTG, from the coding sequence ATGAAGTTCACCGTTTCCAAAGAGGCTCTTCTCGACGGCTTGCAGAAGGTTCAGCATGTCGTCAGCACCCGCACCACACTTCCGATCCTGTCGAATGTTCTGCTTGTTGCCGAGAACGGCCGACTGCAGCTGACGACGACCGATCTCGATGTCGGGATCACCGGTTCGGTGGAGGCTCAGATTTCCAAGGATGGGGCGACGACCCTTCCCGCCAAGCGGCTGGTGAACATCATTCGCGAGCTGCCCGCGAGCGAGGTCGAGATCACCGTCGATGCCAAGAATGTGGCTTCGATCCAGTGCGGTCCTTCTTTCTTCAAGATCATCGGTCTGGGACAGGATGACTTTCCGCCGCTTCCGGACTTCGAGGGCGCCAAGGAATACCGGATTCCGCAGCAGCTGCTGCGTGACGGTCTGAAGAAGACGGCCTACGCGATTTCCACCGACGAGACGCGCTATGTGCTCAACGGCATCTACACCTCGTTCCGCGAGGGCAAGCTGACGCTTGTTGCGACCGACGGACGGCGTCTTGCCATGGTCGAAAACGATCTCGATTTCCCGGCCAGCCAGGAGGTCGACGTGATCGTGCCGACCAAGGCTGTGCAGGAACTCCAGCGCCTCCTCGGCAACGACGGTGAGGTGCTGGTGCGTCTCAGCGACAGCCAGATCTCTTTCGCCATCGGCGATCACCTGCTGGTGAGCAAGCTGATCGAGGGCAACTACCCGAACTACCGTCAGGTGATTCCGGGAGATTCGAGCGAGCGGGTCGAGTTGCCGCGCGAGGCGATGCTCGAGACCGTCCGCCGTGTCTCGCTGCTGTCCTCGGACAAGTCGAACTCCGTCAAGCTGGTGTTCTCGGCCAACAAGGTCGAAGTGACCGCCAACAGCCCGGATGTCGGTGAGGCCCGCGAAACCCTTGAGGTGCCGTACGACGGAAAGGACCTGCAGATTGCGTTCAACCCCGAGTTCCTGAAGGCGCCGCTGCAGAACCTCGATGAGGAGACGGTCTATCTCGATCTGATCGACGAGATGAGCCCGGGCGTGGTTCGCATCGACGGCAGCTTCCTTTATGTGATCATGCCGATGCGCGTGACGGGCTGA
- the dnaA gene encoding chromosomal replication initiator protein DnaA: MDQAGALARSDDNNGSEQTAEDWLGVCERLSGLVSKDAFERWFRASRLGKVEDRTAEILLPNEIHHVWIETNYLNELTAAVREQFPDVAEVKLVVAPVKEVVAEAPPEDEAAEQDDWFPAVEPSADGKDLDRNLKRAGLNPSFAFESFVVGNNSQFAHAACEAVAQGRGRGYNPLFIHGGPGLGKTHLMQAVGQEWLRRTKASKVVYLTCEKFTNEFIDAVRKGDLEKFRRRYRSAEVMLIDDVQFLGGKERSQEEFFHTFNTLLDGRCQVVLTSDRPASEIKNLEPRLVSRFECGLTVELQAPAFETRLAILQRKVEEWKVRVDDGIVRLLAERIRTNVRRLEGGLMRVGTFASLAGERVTLEKVEHLLRDLFREENGRQVTIDSIQRTVAEHFDMRLADMTSRRRPASIAGPRQIAMYLSRQLTKSSLIEIGEAFGGRDHGTVIHAVKKVKSQIDVDRELRDRIQQIEADLRR, translated from the coding sequence ATGGACCAGGCGGGAGCGTTGGCAAGGTCGGATGACAACAACGGGTCGGAGCAGACGGCGGAGGATTGGCTCGGAGTCTGCGAGAGACTGAGTGGATTGGTCAGCAAGGATGCGTTCGAGCGTTGGTTTCGGGCGTCACGTTTGGGCAAGGTCGAGGACCGCACCGCTGAAATTCTTCTGCCGAACGAAATCCACCATGTGTGGATCGAAACGAACTACCTCAACGAGCTGACCGCGGCCGTTCGCGAACAGTTCCCCGACGTGGCCGAGGTGAAGCTGGTTGTCGCGCCGGTGAAGGAGGTTGTTGCCGAGGCGCCGCCTGAGGACGAGGCAGCCGAGCAGGACGATTGGTTCCCGGCCGTGGAGCCCTCGGCGGACGGCAAGGATCTGGATCGGAACCTCAAGCGGGCCGGTCTCAATCCCTCGTTCGCGTTCGAATCGTTCGTGGTCGGCAACAACAGCCAGTTCGCCCACGCCGCCTGTGAGGCGGTCGCGCAAGGCAGGGGCCGGGGCTATAACCCGCTCTTCATTCATGGCGGACCCGGACTCGGGAAGACCCACCTGATGCAGGCGGTCGGCCAGGAGTGGCTCCGACGCACCAAGGCGTCGAAGGTGGTCTACCTGACCTGCGAGAAGTTCACCAACGAGTTCATCGACGCGGTCCGCAAAGGGGACCTTGAGAAGTTCCGCCGCCGCTATCGCAGTGCCGAAGTGATGCTCATCGATGATGTCCAGTTCCTCGGCGGCAAGGAACGCTCGCAGGAGGAATTCTTCCACACCTTCAACACGCTTCTCGACGGTCGCTGCCAGGTGGTTCTCACCAGCGACCGGCCGGCGTCGGAGATCAAAAACCTCGAGCCGCGGCTGGTGTCGCGCTTCGAGTGCGGACTCACGGTCGAACTCCAGGCGCCTGCCTTCGAGACCCGGCTGGCGATTCTCCAGCGGAAGGTGGAGGAGTGGAAGGTACGCGTGGATGACGGCATCGTCCGCCTGCTCGCCGAGCGCATCCGGACCAACGTGCGGCGGCTCGAAGGCGGGCTCATGCGGGTCGGAACATTCGCGTCGCTCGCCGGGGAGCGGGTGACCTTGGAAAAGGTGGAGCACCTGCTGCGGGACCTCTTCCGCGAGGAGAACGGACGCCAAGTCACGATCGACTCGATCCAGCGGACCGTGGCCGAGCACTTCGACATGCGGCTGGCGGACATGACCAGCCGCCGTCGCCCGGCCAGCATCGCTGGGCCGCGCCAGATCGCGATGTATCTCAGCCGCCAGCTCACCAAATCGTCGCTGATCGAGATCGGCGAGGCCTTTGGCGGAAGGGACCACGGGACCGTGATTCACGCGGTGAAGAAGGTGAAATCGCAGATTGATGTCGATCGGGAGCTCCGGGACCGGATCCAGCAGATCGAGGCGGATCTCAGACGCTGA
- a CDS encoding sodium:solute symporter family transporter, whose protein sequence is MLIGAIETHFTGWDWAVVAFYMVFTTWIGHVMSGKAATVKDFFLGGRSMPWWAVSGSMIATEISALTFIGVPGGVYAAQGDWTYLQWGIGSIIARFIVGYWLVPLYYAREIYSPYDFMGNRLGEPVRKLVTLLFSLGAILGQSVRVLVTAVILYAVTGWSMTWCIVAIGVFALAWTLMGGMRTVIWTDVIQFGVFLLGGVLALSWLVSHLGWDEIVAVNRGFTTPEGVAVDKMRIFDFTLPWENSLLNYTFWVGVIAMPFQNLAAFGTDQLNAQRMFCCGSQHEARKAMLWSSVAIATTLLMLAVGSGLFAWYQIKGLTPDEAAKFAEDPNNVFPVWIVTVLPPGLTGLILAGAFAAAISSLDSVLAALSQTTLSAVLGREKVEAEEGSARMVKLSRWTVVIWAIFLTSFAVWMAASRKDAEDKNLIDLAFGMVAYTYGPLLGILLAAILQGRRSFIGIVIGVVLSMALVAWVRPELPRLLEALQISPEALVQSRPQIAFPWFYPINAILTLACSMLPIGRIERDTDS, encoded by the coding sequence ATGCTGATTGGGGCGATCGAGACGCACTTCACGGGCTGGGACTGGGCGGTGGTGGCGTTCTACATGGTCTTCACCACGTGGATCGGCCACGTCATGAGCGGCAAGGCGGCGACGGTGAAGGATTTCTTCCTCGGGGGGCGCTCGATGCCTTGGTGGGCGGTTTCCGGTTCGATGATCGCCACCGAGATCAGCGCGCTCACCTTTATCGGAGTCCCCGGGGGCGTCTATGCGGCCCAAGGTGACTGGACCTACCTGCAGTGGGGCATCGGTTCGATCATCGCCCGCTTCATCGTCGGCTACTGGCTGGTCCCGCTCTACTATGCCCGGGAAATCTACAGCCCTTACGATTTCATGGGAAACCGGCTGGGCGAGCCGGTTCGCAAGCTGGTGACGCTGCTTTTCTCGCTCGGGGCGATTCTCGGCCAGAGCGTGCGGGTGCTGGTGACGGCGGTGATCCTCTACGCGGTGACCGGCTGGAGCATGACGTGGTGCATCGTCGCGATCGGCGTCTTCGCGCTGGCGTGGACCCTGATGGGCGGCATGCGGACGGTCATCTGGACCGACGTCATCCAGTTCGGCGTCTTCTTGCTCGGCGGGGTGCTGGCGCTCAGCTGGCTGGTCAGCCACCTGGGATGGGACGAGATCGTCGCGGTCAACCGCGGATTCACGACCCCCGAGGGCGTCGCGGTCGACAAGATGCGGATCTTCGATTTCACGCTGCCGTGGGAGAACTCGCTGCTGAACTACACGTTCTGGGTCGGGGTGATTGCCATGCCGTTCCAGAATCTCGCCGCCTTCGGGACCGACCAGCTCAACGCCCAGCGGATGTTCTGCTGCGGATCCCAGCACGAGGCCCGCAAGGCGATGCTTTGGAGCAGTGTCGCGATCGCCACCACACTCCTGATGCTCGCGGTCGGTTCCGGTCTGTTCGCGTGGTATCAGATCAAAGGCCTGACGCCGGATGAGGCAGCCAAGTTTGCCGAGGACCCGAACAACGTCTTTCCGGTCTGGATCGTCACCGTGCTTCCGCCGGGACTGACCGGTCTCATTCTCGCCGGTGCTTTCGCGGCGGCGATCTCGAGCCTCGACTCGGTGCTGGCCGCCCTTTCCCAGACCACGCTCTCGGCGGTGCTGGGGCGGGAGAAGGTCGAAGCAGAGGAGGGGAGTGCCCGGATGGTGAAGCTGTCCCGCTGGACGGTGGTGATCTGGGCGATCTTCCTCACCAGTTTTGCGGTCTGGATGGCGGCAAGCCGGAAGGATGCCGAGGACAAGAACCTGATCGATCTCGCCTTCGGTATGGTGGCTTACACTTACGGACCGCTGCTTGGCATCCTGCTGGCGGCCATCCTGCAGGGCCGGCGCAGCTTCATCGGGATCGTGATCGGTGTCGTGCTCTCGATGGCGCTGGTCGCGTGGGTGCGTCCCGAATTGCCCCGCTTGCTCGAGGCGCTGCAGATCTCTCCGGAAGCGCTGGTTCAGAGCCGTCCCCAAATTGCTTTCCCGTGGTTCTACCCGATCAATGCCATCCTGACGCTGGCATGCTCGATGCTGCCGATCGGTCGGATTGAGCGCGACACCGATTCGTGA
- the kdsB gene encoding 3-deoxy-manno-octulosonate cytidylyltransferase yields MHITGILPARWGSSRFPGKPLHVIAGKPLIQHVWERCRQCSRLDDLLVATDDDRILAAAEGFGARAVMTSPDHPTGTDRLAEAVAGLPDATHIVNIQGDEPLIDPALVDELAATMAGDPELDMATAANPLDPADPAVADPNVVKVVISLSGRALYFSRSPLPYFRNPVDGLAVLRHKGIYAYRRSFLERFVTWPPSPLERAESLEQLRALENGASIKVLPTDDTSPGVDTPEQADHIERLLSSATH; encoded by the coding sequence ATCCATATCACCGGTATTCTCCCAGCCCGCTGGGGGTCCTCCCGCTTCCCCGGAAAGCCGCTCCACGTCATCGCCGGAAAGCCGCTGATCCAACACGTCTGGGAACGCTGCCGCCAATGTTCGAGGCTCGATGACCTGCTTGTGGCGACCGACGACGATCGCATTCTCGCCGCCGCCGAGGGATTCGGAGCGCGGGCCGTCATGACCTCCCCGGACCACCCGACCGGCACCGACCGCCTCGCCGAGGCCGTCGCCGGGCTCCCTGACGCGACCCATATCGTCAACATCCAGGGTGACGAGCCACTGATCGATCCCGCACTCGTCGACGAACTCGCCGCGACAATGGCCGGGGATCCAGAGCTCGACATGGCGACCGCCGCCAATCCTCTCGACCCCGCCGATCCCGCCGTCGCCGACCCGAATGTCGTCAAGGTCGTCATCAGCCTTTCCGGCCGGGCCCTCTACTTCTCCCGCTCCCCGCTTCCCTACTTCCGGAATCCTGTCGACGGCCTAGCGGTGCTCCGTCACAAGGGCATCTACGCCTATCGCCGTAGTTTCCTCGAACGCTTCGTTACATGGCCGCCGTCCCCCCTTGAACGCGCCGAGTCGCTCGAACAGCTCCGCGCCCTCGAGAACGGCGCTTCCATCAAGGTGCTTCCGACCGACGACACCTCCCCGGGCGTTGACACTCCCGAACAGGCGGACCACATCGAACGCCTCCTTTCTTCCGCTACCCACTGA
- a CDS encoding CTP synthase: MKYIFVTGGVVSSLGKGLAAASIGTLLEHRGLKVLMQKFDPYLNVDPGTMSPYQHGEVYVLDDGAETDLDLGHYERFTSGVLSRMNNLTSGQVFDSVIRKERKGEYLGKTVQFIPHVTDEIKARLHKVTDDNPEVDVLITEIGGTVGDMEGLLFLEALRQFALEVGKENVCFIHVTLLPFIKAAGEVKTKPTQQSVAKLREIGIQPDIIICRTEADLDEDNRRKIAMFCNVEKKNVVAFRDVAHTIYECPLDLRRDKIDRLVVDKIGLGHTPAPAIEDWESFVQKVIHPRNRITIAVVGKYIELQDAYKSIYESLIHAGAKHDTKVNIVRVEAEAIEDHGAKSVIGDVDGILVPGGFGDRGIEGKILAARYARETKIPYFGICLGMQIATIEFARNVCKLRGANSTEFDKETKYPVICLQEEQKGVDDMGATMRLGSCESILFAGTKASDLYGGAERIHERHRHRYEFNSDFQDRLQEAGLVISSVSAAEGLVEIVEIADHPYYIGAQFHPEFQSKPNKAHPLFSGFIAAALERANAELAASK, translated from the coding sequence ATGAAATACATCTTTGTCACCGGCGGCGTCGTGTCCTCCCTCGGGAAAGGGCTGGCCGCCGCCTCGATCGGCACCCTGCTTGAACACCGCGGCCTCAAGGTGCTGATGCAGAAGTTCGACCCCTACCTGAATGTCGACCCGGGCACCATGTCGCCTTACCAGCACGGTGAGGTCTACGTCCTCGACGACGGTGCCGAGACTGACCTCGACCTCGGCCACTACGAGCGGTTCACCTCCGGCGTCCTCTCGCGGATGAACAACCTCACGTCCGGACAGGTCTTCGACTCGGTCATCCGCAAGGAGCGCAAGGGCGAATACCTCGGCAAGACGGTCCAGTTCATCCCGCACGTCACCGACGAGATCAAGGCGCGCCTGCACAAGGTCACCGACGACAATCCGGAAGTCGACGTGCTGATCACCGAGATCGGCGGAACCGTCGGGGACATGGAAGGCCTGCTCTTCCTCGAGGCCCTGAGACAGTTTGCCCTGGAGGTGGGCAAGGAGAACGTCTGCTTCATCCACGTCACCCTGCTCCCGTTCATCAAGGCGGCCGGCGAGGTGAAGACGAAACCGACCCAACAGTCGGTCGCCAAGTTGCGCGAAATCGGTATCCAGCCGGACATCATCATCTGCCGCACCGAGGCCGATCTCGACGAGGACAACCGGCGGAAGATCGCGATGTTCTGCAACGTGGAGAAGAAGAACGTGGTCGCGTTCCGCGACGTCGCGCACACGATCTACGAGTGCCCGCTCGATCTGCGGCGCGACAAGATCGACCGACTCGTCGTCGACAAGATCGGGCTTGGTCACACGCCCGCTCCCGCGATCGAGGATTGGGAGTCCTTCGTCCAGAAGGTCATCCACCCGCGCAACCGGATCACCATCGCGGTGGTCGGCAAGTACATCGAGCTGCAGGACGCCTACAAATCGATCTACGAATCGCTCATTCACGCCGGTGCCAAGCACGACACCAAGGTCAACATCGTCCGTGTCGAGGCCGAGGCGATCGAGGACCATGGCGCGAAGTCGGTGATCGGCGATGTCGACGGCATCCTCGTTCCCGGCGGATTCGGCGACCGCGGCATCGAGGGCAAGATCCTCGCGGCGCGGTATGCGCGCGAGACCAAGATCCCCTACTTTGGTATCTGCCTTGGCATGCAGATCGCGACGATCGAGTTCGCGCGAAATGTCTGCAAGCTGCGCGGTGCCAACTCGACCGAGTTCGACAAGGAAACGAAGTATCCCGTGATCTGCCTCCAAGAGGAGCAGAAGGGTGTCGATGACATGGGAGCGACCATGCGACTGGGCTCCTGTGAAAGCATTCTCTTCGCCGGCACGAAGGCGTCCGACCTGTATGGCGGAGCGGAGCGGATCCACGAACGGCACCGTCATCGCTACGAGTTCAACTCGGACTTCCAGGACCGCCTCCAGGAAGCGGGTCTGGTGATCTCCTCGGTCTCCGCAGCCGAAGGGCTGGTGGAAATTGTCGAGATCGCGGACCATCCCTACTACATCGGCGCCCAGTTCCATCCGGAGTTCCAGTCGAAGCCGAACAAGGCCCATCCGCTGTTCTCAGGATTCATCGCGGCCGCCCTCGAGCGGGCCAACGCCGAGCTGGCGGCCTCGAAATAG
- a CDS encoding GIY-YIG nuclease family protein, protein MDYVYFLRSERDEARTYIGSTADLKTRLKRHKEGGAKHTSHYRPWKLVTYLAFSTKDQAIQFEFYLKTGSGRASASRRLWESAD, encoded by the coding sequence ATGGACTATGTCTACTTCCTTCGGTCCGAGAGAGATGAAGCTCGAACCTACATCGGCTCTACCGCAGACCTGAAAACACGTCTCAAACGACACAAAGAAGGTGGGGCCAAGCACACCTCTCACTACCGCCCGTGGAAGCTCGTCACCTACCTCGCCTTTTCGACGAAGGATCAAGCCATCCAGTTCGAATTCTACCTCAAAACCGGCTCCGGACGTGCCTCCGCCTCGCGCAGACTCTGGGAATCTGCGGACTGA